From Polynucleobacter sp. MWH-Braz-FAM2G, a single genomic window includes:
- a CDS encoding GIY-YIG nuclease family protein, with protein sequence MTWLVYLLECSDGSFYAGITNRLEHRLEAHNSGQGARYTRSRRPVILLATQAHPDRSEASKAEARLKQLPRNQKLNFFKQP encoded by the coding sequence TTGACTTGGCTTGTTTACCTTCTTGAATGCTCTGATGGCAGCTTTTATGCTGGCATTACTAACCGCCTAGAGCATCGCTTAGAGGCCCATAATTCAGGGCAAGGCGCTCGCTATACGAGATCTCGTCGGCCAGTGATTCTTTTGGCCACCCAGGCACATCCAGATCGATCCGAGGCATCTAAAGCAGAGGCAAGATTAAAACAGCTACCCAGAAACCAAAAGTTAAATTTCTTTAAGCAGCCTTAA